Sequence from the Hoplias malabaricus isolate fHopMal1 chromosome 10, fHopMal1.hap1, whole genome shotgun sequence genome:
TGAGACCAGTCCACTGGTACTCCCTGTACTTATCTGTTCAAAGAAATGTGGATGAGTCAGAGACAACAAATACCTGATTATCATCACACATTCAGGCCTAGACAAAATAAGACCTCTAAATCTGGCTTCAGAGGGCTTTTTGGGGAACATCAAAAGCTATGTATTGCTAGCAGAACGGCTGTAAGGTATAGAGTCAAAAACATGAaagagtatgtttttttttcttctcaaaacTCTTTGTGCAAGTGCTTTGACATATAAAACACAAGCACGCCCTCATGAAATGTAACTTACAGGACATTGTcaggtgttcctgccttgtgcccagagattaggctccagacccaccatgaccacaacatgaactggataagtgattacagacaataaatgaataaatggataTGTATGAGAAGCATGCACAATTTCAATACCACTTATAACACATGTTAAAACATAGAGGTATAATGTGTAAGTCGGTAGTCTCTATTTTTATATCTTACAAGgttggttgtgtgtgtttgtgtgtgtgtgagatacatGATGCATGTCACCTGTCATCATTCTACTGGAAAGGTGATGTGTGCATTAATAAGTTACAGTTTTATATAAATTACAGTATAAAATATATCCACAGAAGTGGGACaccacttttttaaaatgacaaaatgaaaGGAAGATTCATCAATTAAAATTACATCTGTAAATTCATTATAATATGGTAAAAGCAAATTCAAATGTTCAGAAACGTGCTAATATCGAAAAATATACTTGTATTTTAGGAACACCCTCttcaaaaaatgttaaaacttcCCTCTCTGTATTCCTTTTTTCAAAACCTTTACTAAATCCTCAAACAAAACAAGCCCAACCGGTTTTTTTAGATCAGGTGCACACATCAGCCTTTGTTAAGATCAATTTAGGCATACCATTGATAAAATGTTGCTCCTCAGGTGTCATGACCGAGACCAGGTGACCCCCACACATTCGACAGTGTTGCTCTGCAGCTTCCCAGCTCTGACGCTTTGCAAAGTGCTTATAACAGTTGCCGTGAAACTTTTCCCAGTCTGGTTCACACTGCtccaaatcttttttttaaaaaaaggcacAAATATAGGTGTATATTAAAATGAGTGATCATTAATGTTAGAATCTAATACCTCACACTCTTCATTCATCTAAATATACGTCCAGTTTTGTTTTCAAGAAGCTGAAGAATTATACACTGAACTGTAATGTAAACAGGGTCATAAGCGACTCACCTGTTTGGCAGAATTCTCCACCGTAGGACGGCAGGCACAGGCATTTGACACCAACACCGCTGTCTACACATGTCCCTCCGTTAGCACAGGGGTTCTCAACACAGCCATCTAAAACACAGAATCCCACTTCTGAAGAGGCAGTTTGTAATGAGTGCAAatgtgattacagacaatactTGTTTAAGGTAAATTGCCTATTATCAATATGCAATCACCATCTGACATGTAACCACATGGTATGGCTTGCCCACTAGAGGGCGCCATTATATAGTACGAGAACCAGACGGAGCAAGTGTGTTCAGGAAAAGGCAATCTGCATTTAGCATTAAATTTCTCATTTCTTCTTCAACAAGGAGGTTCAGGGCTTACTAAAATGAGCCAAAAACAAGACTAAGAAGCATACAACGTTTATCTTACTGaagtgtaaattaaataaaagtaaattaagtaaattaaaaaagcagtgaccatgaataatatattttgaCCCACTTAAAACCTGCCACAAATTTGTCATGGGGCAATAAAGAAAGATAATATGTATATCCCCTGTATATCCCCTGTATATTTTGTGATGGTATCTTAATATATTTAAgcaaattatataataataataaacaaacattctTAGAAAGAAAAGATGCATTCTTTTGGTCAgtgcatttttctaaattctaaTACCTGAGATGCCTGTTCTGACCACCACtctctgtgttgctctggtgGATAGAGTGATAGGATGAGCACTGGTTGTTACTTCATACTGTTCCCCGCTGTCCTCAGTATCTGTGGTTGTAGTCAGCACATAATCTTCATTGTTTCCTGTGGTAGTAGTTGACGGGCTCTGGCTGTTCTTAGGTTCTTCAGTAGTTGGAGCTGCTGTGGAGTCAGACTCAGCTGAGGACTCAGGGTTGTCACCACTCAACTCCACATCTGCCTGGGAGTCCTGTGGTTGAGTGGAAGAGTTCAAAGGGTTCCAGCTAGGGGTCGATGTCACTGCTGGGAGAAGAGTGACCTCTATAGTAGATGGAGCTGTACTAGACTCAATCTCGTTATCACTAACATTCACAACATCTGTATCGTTTACAGCCTCTGTTGTGTTCAGAATCACCAGGTATGTGGTGTTGAATGGTGCAGTGGTGGTTGTATTAGAATAGTCCTGCTCTGGGTACTGTGACACTGAAGATGTGCTTCCAGAAGACTCTTCCTCACCTGAGGACTCATTTTCATGGCTATTATCTTGGCTGGAaattgtctctgtctctgtgaatGGGGTGGTTGTGGTGTAGAGGACAGCAGGTGCTTCTCCAAGCCCCTCCTGTTCAACATGCCCCACCACCTCCTCTTTTATGGTGCTGAAGCTGGTTGAGGTGCTACTTTCTGGAAGTGCTGTACTGGTGTCCACCTCTGTAGTTATCTGAGTAATGTCCAACTCTTGAGGTACACGTGTAGTGAAGAGGGTCAGCAGCAGGACATTATCATGGTCCCCAGATCCATCAACAGAATCTGCTTCTTTCTCCTCTTGAAGTGAAGGTGTTAAGATCACTGTTAAATCATCACCATGGTTTTTATAGGTTGAGCTAAAAGATACTACTAGGGATTTTGCAGAAGTATGTGCTGCTTCCTGCTCCACTGCACCTACAGTAACAGGGTGCTCATGATTGGCTTCAAAACCTGCAAGGGAaccaattaaaatattttcaattgaataaaaaaacagtatAAGCTCACTAGTAGATAGGGATACATGCAAAAACAATCTGATGCAAGGCAGAATAGGAAACAATGGATAAGTGTTGTTTTGCTCCTGCACTGTCACTGTCACTCTGGCGGGACATTcgagggtacatattcagtacctttaatacataattagggaacataattgtacctaaGCATTCAGACAGTGTAAACatacctttaaaggtgcagcattGGTTTTAAAGTCTGGTTTTGTTCCCTTAaagttcattacattctcttctccataaGGAGAGGTGCGTATTTGTAACCTGTTATTATAGAaatgtacatacatacatacattttcttttccgcttctccatttcagggtcgcggtcattatagaaatgtgcaaaataaaataacataatatatgtcctggagatgaaataggGTGAACtcaacacaaatttaaaatctacaattataataaaataaggtactaTTAtcttccctaattaaaggtactggatatgtacccttgagggtgcCACCATGGTCACAGCAAAATGTAAGACCACAGTGACAGATTTTCTGACACTGTAGTCTCCTCCGAAAGTTACAGGAATGTGGTTTCGGCTGTGCTGAGtagtgacagaggctctattctccttgtGACAGGTCAGTTGAACATCAcagtcattttgaagctgtaattttaaggtcagTATATTACATGGTGTTCTTTTAAGTACTGGCAATATCctggacacacagagaaaacatatTGTTTATCACAATGTTTACAACGAAATACTGTCATATTGTCCACTTGTGTTATTCTGTTCTTGAGCAGAAAATGACCGACTGAGTTCTTATCATTTAACATTTGCTCTGTTGAAAATCAGAAGCATTAAAAACATGCAGTTTTATCTCTACTTACTTTGATTGTCAGTTTCAAACAAGGACTTCCCAGTGGAATCTTCTTCAGTAAGAATGACCCTGGGAGAAGTCTTCTCAGTAGATGGTGTGGTCAGTTCCTCTTCTAACCCCGCTGAGGTTACAGCAGAGGTGGTCTGAGTTGTGTGGTCCAGATTGTTACCCAGTCCTACTGGCTCAGTAGTGTTTTCTACATGAGTGTCTACTGCAGTTGCATGTTCATGTGTGAGGCTAATGTCCTGGTCATCAAGGTTGGTTTCAGGCATGGGTTGGAAATGTTTGGATCCTCCAATCTCACGAACGTCAGAGGATGGCTCTGAGCCGCTAACCACGGTTTCTGGTTTGCTCTCTAGGTAGATTTTATAGTCCATTTTCTCTCCTGGTTGCAGATTTGTGTCTGGCATAGGCTGATAGTGCTTATGGTTGTGACTATTAATCTCATATTTGGCTGTGCTGTTCCCTGTGTCTGAATCTTCATCAGTCATGTGCTGATTATGACTTGGCTCTGCGTGTACCTCAGGCACCAAGTCAGACTCCAAGTCAGTAGAGTTAGTGAGCAATTCTTGCCAGGATTTCTGTGTTGAGCTAGGATCCCATCCATAGGTTGCAGGTGTGGTGAGGATTTTACTGTTGACAGTGGTAGTATATGTTTTATTAAGTGGGGATGGTGTGGGGTCTTGCTTATCTGCCTCTAGTGGTGTCTCTTCACTAGAAATGGAAAAGGTCTCAACAGCTCCCTGAGCTTCATTCTCAATGTGCTGAGTTACACCAGTTAGGCTGAACTCTTCCTGAGGGTCAGTTAAGGTCACAATGTCCTGG
This genomic interval carries:
- the bcan gene encoding brevican core protein isoform X1, which gives rise to MFLSLLLCTICPFVLLSSAVPRPTAEDASILQVTIPGISPKSAILGGSLTLPCLVSLPQHSTTPSMGRHAVLTMPRVKWSLLSFGGETEILVARGERVKVSEFYKGRASLPNYDSYPSDLTLQLDNLRHNDTGFYRCEVQKGLEDAHGLAQVKVKGVVFHYRHASNRYAFTFDEAKDACEDIGAQIATPNQLLAAYNSGYEQCDAGWLADGSVRYPIQMPREGCFGDMDGLPGVRNYGMMDPDELYDVYCYIENIHGEVFHGTSPQRFTLAEAKAYCEQHGAELASTGQLYAAWNDGLNHCSPGWLADSSVRYPIVTPREKCGGSEPGVKTVYRFSNQTGFPESFSRYDAYCFKGNLNSDTAPTTNYLGTEPEDIGQDIVTLTDPQEEFSLTGVTQHIENEAQGAVETFSISSEETPLEADKQDPTPSPLNKTYTTTVNSKILTTPATYGWDPSSTQKSWQELLTNSTDLESDLVPEVHAEPSHNQHMTDEDSDTGNSTAKYEINSHNHKHYQPMPDTNLQPGEKMDYKIYLESKPETVVSGSEPSSDVREIGGSKHFQPMPETNLDDQDISLTHEHATAVDTHVENTTEPVGLGNNLDHTTQTTSAVTSAGLEEELTTPSTEKTSPRVILTEEDSTGKSLFETDNQSFEANHEHPVTVGAVEQEAAHTSAKSLVVSFSSTYKNHGDDLTVILTPSLQEEKEADSVDGSGDHDNVLLLTLFTTRVPQELDITQITTEVDTSTALPESSTSTSFSTIKEEVVGHVEQEGLGEAPAVLYTTTTPFTETETISSQDNSHENESSGEEESSGSTSSVSQYPEQDYSNTTTTAPFNTTYLVILNTTEAVNDTDVVNVSDNEIESSTAPSTIEVTLLPAVTSTPSWNPLNSSTQPQDSQADVELSGDNPESSAESDSTAAPTTEEPKNSQSPSTTTTGNNEDYVLTTTTDTEDSGEQYEVTTSAHPITLSTRATQRVVVRTGISDGCVENPCANGGTCVDSGVGVKCLCLPSYGGEFCQTDLEQCEPDWEKFHGNCYKHFAKRQSWEAAEQHCRMCGGHLVSVMTPEEQHFINDKYREYQWTGLNDKTIEGDFHWSDGNPLLYENWYHGQPDSYFLSGEDCVVMVWHDSGRWSDVPCNYHLSYTCKKGIAFCGKPPLVSNAKFFGRLRQRYDANAQVRYYCEEGFIQRHNPIIMCHSNGQWEEPQITCTPQSHESNGAQGTPPTPQDQETVLTEEPATEKATSQWWNL
- the bcan gene encoding brevican core protein isoform X2, yielding MFLSLLLCTICPFVLLSSAVPRPTADASILQVTIPGISPKSAILGGSLTLPCLVSLPQHSTTPSMGRHAVLTMPRVKWSLLSFGGETEILVARGERVKVSEFYKGRASLPNYDSYPSDLTLQLDNLRHNDTGFYRCEVQKGLEDAHGLAQVKVKGVVFHYRHASNRYAFTFDEAKDACEDIGAQIATPNQLLAAYNSGYEQCDAGWLADGSVRYPIQMPREGCFGDMDGLPGVRNYGMMDPDELYDVYCYIENIHGEVFHGTSPQRFTLAEAKAYCEQHGAELASTGQLYAAWNDGLNHCSPGWLADSSVRYPIVTPREKCGGSEPGVKTVYRFSNQTGFPESFSRYDAYCFKGNLNSDTAPTTNYLGTEPEDIGQDIVTLTDPQEEFSLTGVTQHIENEAQGAVETFSISSEETPLEADKQDPTPSPLNKTYTTTVNSKILTTPATYGWDPSSTQKSWQELLTNSTDLESDLVPEVHAEPSHNQHMTDEDSDTGNSTAKYEINSHNHKHYQPMPDTNLQPGEKMDYKIYLESKPETVVSGSEPSSDVREIGGSKHFQPMPETNLDDQDISLTHEHATAVDTHVENTTEPVGLGNNLDHTTQTTSAVTSAGLEEELTTPSTEKTSPRVILTEEDSTGKSLFETDNQSFEANHEHPVTVGAVEQEAAHTSAKSLVVSFSSTYKNHGDDLTVILTPSLQEEKEADSVDGSGDHDNVLLLTLFTTRVPQELDITQITTEVDTSTALPESSTSTSFSTIKEEVVGHVEQEGLGEAPAVLYTTTTPFTETETISSQDNSHENESSGEEESSGSTSSVSQYPEQDYSNTTTTAPFNTTYLVILNTTEAVNDTDVVNVSDNEIESSTAPSTIEVTLLPAVTSTPSWNPLNSSTQPQDSQADVELSGDNPESSAESDSTAAPTTEEPKNSQSPSTTTTGNNEDYVLTTTTDTEDSGEQYEVTTSAHPITLSTRATQRVVVRTGISDGCVENPCANGGTCVDSGVGVKCLCLPSYGGEFCQTDLEQCEPDWEKFHGNCYKHFAKRQSWEAAEQHCRMCGGHLVSVMTPEEQHFINDKYREYQWTGLNDKTIEGDFHWSDGNPLLYENWYHGQPDSYFLSGEDCVVMVWHDSGRWSDVPCNYHLSYTCKKGIAFCGKPPLVSNAKFFGRLRQRYDANAQVRYYCEEGFIQRHNPIIMCHSNGQWEEPQITCTPQSHESNGAQGTPPTPQDQETVLTEEPATEKATSQWWNL